One window of Desulfarculus baarsii DSM 2075 genomic DNA carries:
- the guaA gene encoding glutamine-hydrolyzing GMP synthase, whose product MADIHAEKILILDFGSQTTQLIARRVREARVYCEIHPCTMPLERVKAFNPRGVILSGGPASVYAVDAPKVDPGVFELGAPVLGICYGMQIITHLLGGVVARGEKREYGPAKLSLRQAIGLFGELDQAQPVPVWMSHGDRIEQLPPGFQVLATSENSPVAAMGDPARRIYGVQFHPEVAHTPQGATMLASFVLGECRCQPIWTMHNFAEATIADFKARLGGKKVLCALSGGVDSSVVALLLHKAIGPDLHCIFVDNGLLRAGEVNEVSNVFREVFGVNLVVAKAAELFLSRLAGVVDPEQKRRIIGHTFIEVFEAEAKKIGKVDYLAQGTLYPDVIESVSFRGPSAVIKSHHNVGGLPEHMKMELVEPLRELFKDECREVGRELGLPETIVGRQPFPGPGLAIRIMGEVSGPKLATLRQADGIVLEEMRAAGLYDKVWQSFAVLVPVKTVGVMGDERTYEDVIALRVVDSVDAMTADWTRVPYQVLATISSRIINEVAGVNRVVLDISSKPPATIEWE is encoded by the coding sequence GTGGCAGACATTCACGCCGAAAAAATATTGATCCTGGACTTTGGCTCGCAGACCACCCAGCTCATCGCCCGCCGCGTGCGCGAGGCCAGGGTCTATTGCGAGATCCACCCCTGCACCATGCCCCTGGAGCGCGTCAAGGCCTTCAACCCCCGGGGCGTGATCCTCTCCGGTGGGCCGGCCTCGGTCTACGCCGTCGACGCGCCCAAGGTGGACCCCGGCGTCTTTGAACTGGGCGCGCCAGTGCTGGGCATCTGCTACGGCATGCAGATCATCACCCACCTGTTGGGCGGCGTGGTGGCCAGGGGCGAAAAGCGCGAATACGGCCCGGCCAAGCTGAGCCTGCGCCAGGCCATCGGCCTCTTTGGCGAGTTGGACCAGGCCCAGCCCGTGCCGGTGTGGATGAGCCACGGCGACCGCATCGAGCAACTGCCGCCGGGCTTCCAGGTGCTGGCCACCAGCGAAAACTCGCCCGTGGCGGCCATGGGCGACCCGGCGCGGCGCATCTACGGCGTGCAGTTCCACCCCGAGGTGGCCCACACGCCCCAGGGCGCGACCATGCTGGCCTCCTTCGTGCTGGGCGAGTGCCGCTGCCAGCCGATCTGGACCATGCACAACTTCGCCGAGGCCACCATCGCCGACTTCAAGGCCCGTCTTGGCGGCAAGAAGGTGCTATGCGCGCTGTCGGGCGGGGTGGATTCGTCGGTGGTGGCGCTGTTGCTGCACAAGGCCATCGGCCCGGATCTGCACTGCATTTTTGTCGACAACGGCCTGCTGCGCGCCGGCGAGGTCAACGAGGTCAGCAACGTCTTCCGCGAGGTTTTTGGCGTCAACCTGGTGGTGGCCAAGGCCGCCGAGCTGTTCCTCTCGCGTCTGGCCGGGGTGGTCGACCCCGAACAAAAGCGGCGCATCATCGGCCACACCTTCATCGAGGTCTTCGAGGCCGAGGCCAAAAAGATCGGCAAAGTCGACTACCTGGCCCAGGGCACGCTCTACCCCGACGTCATCGAGTCGGTCAGCTTCCGTGGGCCCAGCGCGGTGATCAAGAGCCACCATAACGTAGGCGGCCTGCCCGAGCACATGAAAATGGAGCTGGTCGAGCCCCTGCGCGAGCTGTTCAAGGACGAATGCCGCGAGGTGGGCCGCGAACTGGGTCTGCCCGAAACCATCGTCGGCCGTCAGCCCTTCCCTGGTCCGGGCCTGGCCATCCGCATCATGGGCGAAGTCAGCGGGCCCAAACTGGCCACCTTGCGCCAGGCCGACGGCATCGTGCTGGAGGAAATGCGCGCCGCCGGGCTCTATGACAAAGTCTGGCAGAGCTTCGCCGTGCTGGTTCCGGTGAAAACCGTGGGCGTCATGGGCGACGAGCGCACCTACGAGGACGTCATCGCCCTGCGCGTGGTCGACAGCGTCGACGCCATGACCGCCGACTGGACCCGCGTGCCCTATCAGGTGCTGGCCACCATCAGCAGCCGGATCATCAACGAAGTGGCCGGCGTCAACCGCGTGGTTTTGGACATATCGAGCAAACCGCCCGCCACCATCGAGTGGGAATAG
- the dnaE gene encoding DNA polymerase III subunit alpha — translation MTPSFVHLHTHTAYSLLDGAIRLPELIKRTAELGMNAVAVTDHGNMFGALNFFQQAKKAGLKPIIGCEVYVAPGDRRDKEHRPGHETAFHLVLLCKNLEGYQNLVRLVSAGFTEGFYYKPRIDMELLRQHNGGLIALSACLGGRVPHYLLRGNIDQALAAAEDMAQTMGEGNFFIELQDHGLVEQKQVNPGLREIAQRLGLGLVVTNDCHFLRRQDHEAHDILLCIQTGKTIADAERMTMSPELYFKSPEEMALLFPDCPEAMANTMDIAARCDLDIPLGQLRFPQYPLPEGQSAEDQLTRMARRGLERRLAEMDARGLKFDRDFYKKRLEYEIDVLLQMGFAGYFLVVSDFIVWAKSQGIPVGPGRGSAAGSLVAYSMRITDLDPIRYGLIFERFLNIERKSMPDIDVDFCYNRRPEVIQYVTERYGSDHVAQIITFGSMLARAVIRDVGRAMNVPFGDVDQIAKLVPTALGMTLDKALEQEPRLAQRIKDEPQVAKLVRIAKSLEGLPRHASTHAAGVVIGDVPLDRVVPLYRGSQGECVTQFDMKCVEKAGLIKFDFLGLRTLTVIDVAVKMIRQGRDPSFDIDAIDMDDKASYELLSRGDTTGVFQLESSGMKELLTKMRPEVFEDVIALVALYRPGPLESGMVDDFVACKHGAKKVSYPLPQLEPVLKETYGVIVYQEQVQEIARILAGYSLGEGDILRRAMGKKVPEVMAAQRERFVSGAKANGVSEKKAGEIFDLMEKFAGYGFNKSHSAAYGLIAYQTAFLKAHFPHEFMAALLTSEVSNTDKIMLHIAECRDQNLKVLPPDINHSGREFTVDDDAIRFGLAAVKNVGEGAVDAIIEARQEKPFEDIFDFCERVNLAKVNRRVIESLIKCGAFDSLGAHRAQNMAALDDAMEQGQKLGRDRDGGQINMFAAFSEAAASARPTMPDVPPWLEADALTYEKEALGFYITGHPLGRFAEDIKRLGVLDSVTVQAAADGMSVRLAGLATEIKEKITKKGDRMAFVRLEDLKGSLELVVFPDCYAQSVEHLRGDEPVLVKGVVDKDERGVKIKASKITPLSEAARTMTTRLRLRLQAPGLTREQLVALRQTLERHGGGCRVTLHLGVPGKGEAVLALPERYRVEPSAGLLERINELFGHGVVEPVFGGD, via the coding sequence ATGACGCCATCGTTTGTCCATCTGCACACCCACACCGCCTACAGCCTGCTCGACGGGGCCATCCGCCTGCCCGAGTTGATCAAGCGCACCGCCGAGTTGGGCATGAACGCCGTGGCCGTGACCGATCACGGCAACATGTTCGGCGCGCTCAATTTCTTCCAGCAGGCCAAAAAGGCCGGCCTCAAGCCGATCATCGGCTGCGAGGTCTACGTGGCCCCCGGCGATCGCCGCGACAAGGAGCACAGGCCCGGCCACGAGACGGCCTTTCACCTGGTGCTCTTGTGCAAAAATCTGGAGGGCTACCAAAATCTGGTGCGCCTGGTCAGCGCCGGCTTCACCGAAGGCTTCTATTACAAGCCGCGCATCGACATGGAGCTCTTGCGCCAGCACAACGGCGGGCTGATCGCCCTCAGCGCCTGCCTGGGCGGCCGGGTGCCCCATTATCTGCTGCGCGGAAACATCGACCAAGCCCTGGCCGCGGCCGAGGATATGGCCCAGACCATGGGCGAGGGCAACTTTTTCATCGAACTGCAAGACCATGGCCTGGTCGAGCAAAAGCAGGTCAACCCCGGCCTGCGCGAGATCGCCCAGCGTCTGGGCCTGGGCCTGGTCGTGACCAACGACTGCCATTTCCTGCGCCGCCAGGACCACGAGGCCCACGACATTCTGCTGTGCATCCAGACCGGCAAGACCATCGCCGACGCCGAACGCATGACCATGTCGCCCGAGCTCTACTTCAAGTCGCCCGAGGAGATGGCCCTGCTCTTTCCCGACTGCCCCGAGGCCATGGCCAACACCATGGACATCGCCGCCCGCTGCGACCTGGACATCCCCCTGGGCCAACTGCGGTTTCCCCAATACCCGCTGCCCGAAGGCCAGTCGGCCGAGGATCAACTGACGCGCATGGCCCGTCGGGGCCTGGAGCGCCGCCTGGCCGAAATGGACGCCCGCGGCCTGAAGTTCGACCGCGATTTCTACAAAAAGCGCCTGGAATACGAAATCGACGTGCTGTTGCAGATGGGTTTCGCCGGCTATTTCCTGGTGGTCTCCGACTTCATTGTCTGGGCCAAGAGCCAGGGCATCCCGGTGGGGCCGGGGCGCGGCTCGGCCGCCGGCTCGCTGGTGGCCTACTCCATGCGCATCACCGACCTGGACCCCATCCGCTACGGGCTGATCTTCGAGCGCTTCCTGAACATCGAACGCAAGTCCATGCCCGACATCGACGTGGACTTCTGCTACAACCGCCGGCCCGAGGTGATCCAATACGTCACCGAGCGCTACGGATCGGACCACGTGGCCCAGATCATCACCTTCGGTTCGATGCTGGCCCGGGCGGTGATCCGCGATGTGGGCCGGGCCATGAACGTGCCCTTTGGCGACGTGGACCAGATCGCCAAGTTGGTGCCCACGGCCCTGGGCATGACCCTGGACAAGGCCCTGGAGCAGGAGCCGCGCCTGGCCCAGCGCATCAAGGACGAGCCCCAGGTGGCCAAGCTGGTGCGCATCGCCAAGTCGCTGGAGGGCCTGCCGCGTCACGCCTCGACCCACGCCGCCGGCGTGGTCATCGGCGACGTGCCGCTGGACCGGGTGGTGCCGCTCTATCGGGGGTCACAGGGCGAGTGCGTCACCCAGTTCGACATGAAGTGCGTGGAAAAGGCCGGGTTGATCAAGTTCGACTTTCTGGGCTTGCGGACGCTGACGGTCATCGACGTGGCCGTCAAGATGATCCGCCAGGGCCGCGACCCCAGCTTCGACATCGACGCCATCGACATGGACGACAAGGCCTCATACGAGCTGCTCAGTCGGGGCGACACCACCGGCGTGTTCCAGTTGGAGTCGTCGGGCATGAAGGAGCTGCTGACCAAAATGCGGCCCGAGGTCTTCGAGGACGTCATTGCCCTGGTGGCCCTCTATCGGCCCGGCCCCTTGGAAAGCGGCATGGTCGACGACTTCGTGGCCTGCAAGCACGGCGCGAAAAAGGTCTCCTACCCCCTGCCCCAGTTGGAGCCGGTGCTCAAGGAGACCTATGGCGTGATCGTCTATCAGGAGCAGGTGCAGGAGATCGCCCGCATCCTGGCCGGCTACTCGCTGGGCGAGGGCGACATCCTGCGCCGAGCCATGGGCAAAAAGGTGCCCGAGGTCATGGCCGCCCAGCGCGAGCGCTTTGTCTCGGGGGCCAAGGCCAACGGCGTCAGCGAGAAAAAGGCCGGCGAGATCTTCGACCTGATGGAAAAATTCGCCGGCTATGGCTTCAACAAGAGCCACTCGGCGGCCTACGGATTGATCGCCTACCAGACGGCCTTTCTCAAGGCCCACTTCCCCCACGAGTTCATGGCCGCCCTGCTGACCAGCGAGGTCAGCAACACCGACAAGATCATGCTGCACATCGCCGAGTGCCGCGATCAAAACCTCAAGGTGCTGCCGCCCGACATCAACCACTCCGGCCGCGAATTCACCGTCGACGACGACGCCATCCGCTTTGGCCTGGCGGCGGTGAAAAACGTAGGCGAGGGCGCGGTCGACGCCATCATCGAGGCCCGCCAGGAAAAGCCCTTCGAGGATATCTTCGACTTCTGCGAGCGGGTCAACCTGGCCAAGGTCAACCGGCGGGTGATCGAAAGCCTGATCAAGTGCGGGGCCTTTGACTCGCTGGGGGCCCACCGCGCCCAGAACATGGCCGCCCTCGATGACGCCATGGAGCAGGGCCAAAAGCTGGGCCGCGACCGCGACGGCGGCCAGATCAACATGTTCGCCGCCTTCAGCGAGGCCGCCGCCAGCGCCCGGCCGACCATGCCCGACGTGCCGCCTTGGCTGGAGGCCGACGCCCTGACCTACGAAAAGGAGGCCCTGGGTTTTTACATCACCGGACACCCGCTGGGCCGCTTTGCCGAGGACATCAAGCGGCTGGGCGTGCTGGACAGCGTGACCGTCCAGGCCGCAGCCGACGGCATGAGCGTGCGCCTGGCCGGCCTGGCCACCGAGATCAAGGAAAAAATCACCAAAAAAGGCGACCGCATGGCCTTCGTGCGTCTGGAAGACCTCAAGGGCTCGCTGGAGTTGGTGGTCTTTCCCGACTGCTACGCCCAGAGCGTCGAACATTTGCGCGGCGACGAGCCGGTCTTGGTCAAGGGCGTGGTGGACAAAGACGAGCGCGGCGTGAAAATCAAGGCCAGCAAGATCACGCCCCTGTCGGAGGCGGCCCGAACCATGACCACCCGCCTGCGCCTGCGTCTGCAAGCGCCCGGGCTGACCCGCGAGCAGTTGGTGGCCCTGCGCCAGACCCTGGAGCGCCACGGTGGTGGCTGCCGGGTGACCCTGCACCTGGGCGTGCCTGGCAAGGGCGAGGCCGTGCTGGCCCTGCCCGAGCGCTACCGCGTCGAGCCCAGCGCCGGCCTGCTGGAGCGCATCAACGAGCTGTTCGGCCACGGCGTGGTCGAGCCGGTCTTCGGCGGGGATTAA
- a CDS encoding 1,4-dihydroxy-6-naphthoate synthase, with the protein MRVLEFGFSPCPNDTFAFHALVNGLVGPLDLDIRPFMADVERLNHLALRGHLPLTKLSFHALGHVLGDYALLRSGAALGRGCGPLVVARPGFDPERLARTTVAVPGRMTTAHLLLSLYLGQRPMVCPMEFSQVMPAVAAGSFDAGLVIHEGRFTYQQYGLTSILDLGQWWEQETGRPIPLGCIAARRDLGPELIGRLELALAASVRAAWRDPAASQGFVLAHAQELSPEVTSQHIALYVNDFSADLGAEGLAAVEEMLARGRGSGLLPPPAGPLGLDT; encoded by the coding sequence ATGCGCGTGCTGGAATTCGGCTTTTCGCCTTGTCCCAACGACACCTTTGCCTTTCACGCCCTGGTCAACGGCCTGGTCGGGCCGCTTGATCTGGACATTCGGCCGTTCATGGCCGATGTGGAGCGCCTCAACCACCTGGCCTTGCGGGGCCATCTGCCGCTGACCAAACTGAGTTTCCACGCCCTGGGCCACGTGCTGGGCGACTACGCCTTGTTGCGTTCCGGCGCGGCCTTGGGCCGAGGCTGCGGGCCGCTGGTGGTGGCCCGGCCCGGCTTCGACCCGGAGCGCCTGGCCAGGACCACGGTGGCCGTGCCCGGTCGGATGACCACGGCCCACCTGTTGCTCAGCCTTTATTTGGGCCAGCGGCCAATGGTTTGCCCCATGGAGTTCAGCCAGGTCATGCCGGCGGTGGCGGCGGGCAGTTTCGACGCCGGGCTGGTCATCCACGAAGGCCGTTTCACCTATCAGCAATATGGCCTGACAAGCATTCTGGACTTGGGCCAGTGGTGGGAGCAGGAGACCGGCCGGCCCATACCCCTGGGCTGCATCGCCGCCCGCCGCGACCTGGGGCCGGAGCTGATCGGCCGGCTGGAGCTGGCCCTGGCCGCGAGCGTGCGCGCCGCCTGGCGTGATCCGGCGGCCAGCCAGGGCTTCGTGCTGGCCCACGCCCAGGAGCTTTCGCCCGAGGTCACCAGCCAGCATATCGCCCTCTACGTCAACGATTTCAGCGCCGACTTGGGCGCGGAAGGCCTGGCCGCCGTGGAGGAGATGCTCGCCCGCGGGCGAGGTAGCGGCCTGTTGCCGCCGCCCGCCGGGCCGCTGGGCCTGGATACTTAA
- a CDS encoding phosphorylase family protein has product MLIVSVAMAAEARLLMALMEPVGVVGGRPVFRGRLGGEDALLVLTGMGLVNAAQAVSATLEAFPRASGLINIGCAGAYADSGLAPGQAALASQVVNADLGVAAGGHLHDIAKVGIPVGQDATGAPLYNHLPCDAALNDRLAAGTPNLPRVIFATVGRISGDAATAQATAARWGARIEEMEAAAVAQVAAHYGRPFAALRGVSNIAGQRELDVALGAEAAQRALLAMAEA; this is encoded by the coding sequence GTGCTGATCGTCAGCGTGGCCATGGCCGCCGAGGCCCGGCTGCTCATGGCGCTCATGGAGCCCGTGGGCGTGGTGGGCGGCCGGCCGGTTTTTCGGGGCCGCCTGGGCGGTGAGGACGCCTTGCTGGTGCTGACGGGCATGGGCCTGGTCAACGCCGCCCAGGCCGTCAGCGCCACGCTGGAGGCCTTTCCCCGGGCCAGCGGCCTGATCAACATCGGCTGCGCCGGGGCCTACGCCGATTCGGGCCTGGCGCCGGGCCAGGCGGCCTTGGCCAGCCAGGTCGTCAACGCCGATCTGGGCGTGGCCGCCGGCGGCCATCTGCACGACATCGCCAAGGTGGGCATCCCCGTGGGTCAAGACGCCACCGGCGCGCCGCTCTACAACCATCTGCCCTGTGACGCGGCGCTTAATGACCGCCTGGCTGCCGGGACACCGAATTTGCCGCGCGTGATTTTCGCCACGGTGGGGCGCATCAGCGGCGACGCGGCCACGGCCCAGGCGACGGCCGCCCGCTGGGGCGCGCGGATCGAAGAGATGGAGGCCGCCGCCGTGGCCCAGGTGGCGGCCCACTATGGCCGACCCTTCGCGGCGCTGCGCGGGGTCAGCAACATCGCCGGCCAACGCGAGCTGGACGTGGCCCTGGGCGCTGAAGCGGCCCAACGCGCGTTGCTGGCCATGGCGGAGGCTTGA